The sequence TCACCCCCCTGCATTTTTCCCGCTTTTATCCTTTATATAAGATGCGCAACCATTTCCCGACGCCGGTGGCCACCTTGGAACGGGCCCGGCAAACGGCCCTGGAAGCGGGTCTGAAATACGTCTATATCGGCAACGTCCGGGAAAACCCGGCGGAGAATACCTACTGCCATAACTGCGGCAAACTGATCATCCCTCGCCGGGGCTATATGATCGGCGAGGTCAAGATGAAAGACGGGGCCTGCGCCTTCTGCGGCACTAAAATTCCGGGTATCTGGCTCGGCCCTTCCCTCAAATTAACCCTTTAAATGCTTCTAATAATTAAAAAAATAGGGAGAATAAATCTTGGGGTTTAGCTGCGGCATTGTCGGGCTGCCCAATGTCGGCAAGTCCACTATCTTCAATGCCCTTACTGCAGGGCAGGCTGTGGTCGCAAGTTATCCATTTACCACTGTTAGCCCAAATATCGGGGTGGTCCCCGTG is a genomic window of Deltaproteobacteria bacterium containing:
- a CDS encoding 50S ribosome-binding GTPase, which translates into the protein MGFSCGIVGLPNVGKSTIFNALTAGQAVVASYPFTTVSPNIGVVPV